A single genomic interval of bacterium harbors:
- a CDS encoding sodium-translocating pyrophosphatase produces the protein MGDLMWLTWVGSIAALLFCGYLWVSIMKKSEGTKRMAEISQHVREGANAYLKRQYGAIIVFFIVMAIILSVMASQGYLTWFVPFAFFTGGFFSGLSGFLGMKIATYANSRTAWAAKSSLNSGLRVAFSSGTVMGMMVVGLGLLDLSIWYTFLKWWYSQDPSLSMDQVIRNITSTMLTFEMGASSMALFARVGGGIFTKAADVGADLVGKIEAGIPEDDPRNPATIADNVGDNVGDVAGMGADLYESYVGAIVATMVLGAAAFTSEGLALQAVTIPMVMATVGVICSIIGTFLVRSGEEAKQEVLLKALRIGIYSASGLICVGSYLLVQYTLGYGKFNNPSILIWWPNMGIWWAVIIGLVAGNIIGFSTEYFTSDHYSPTRGISQQAQTGSATVIIAGLGVGMLSTAIPVLTIVLGILGSFFAAGGSIAEPAKGLYGIGIAAVGMLSTLGITLATDAYGPVADNAGGNAEMAGLEPAVRKRTDALDALGNTTAATGKGFAIGSAALTALALLAAYYDEVYMVKYKDWLPQALEKLSFEEWRAQVGELFNLSILNPEILCGIFLGAMMPYLFSSLTMRAVGRAASKMVEEVRRQFREIKGILEGKANPDYAACVRISTAGAQREMIIPSLMAIVVPIVTGLIGGPEMVFALLAGALASGFVLAIMMANAGGAWDNAKKYIESGHFGGKGSEAHKAGVVGDTVGDPFKDTAGPSLNILIKLMSMVSVVFAALIVKNHLF, from the coding sequence ATGGGAGATTTGATGTGGCTCACGTGGGTGGGATCAATTGCCGCTTTGCTCTTTTGCGGATATCTCTGGGTAAGTATAATGAAAAAGAGTGAAGGCACCAAACGCATGGCCGAGATATCCCAACACGTTCGTGAAGGGGCCAATGCGTATCTTAAAAGGCAGTATGGAGCGATAATAGTCTTCTTTATAGTTATGGCTATTATCCTTTCCGTGATGGCCAGCCAAGGATATTTAACCTGGTTTGTTCCCTTTGCCTTTTTTACGGGAGGTTTCTTTTCAGGATTATCAGGATTTCTGGGGATGAAGATAGCTACTTATGCCAATTCACGAACGGCCTGGGCAGCCAAGTCAAGTTTAAACAGTGGATTACGGGTGGCTTTCTCCAGCGGAACCGTGATGGGGATGATGGTGGTTGGACTGGGACTGCTGGACCTGTCCATTTGGTATACCTTCTTGAAATGGTGGTATTCCCAGGACCCCAGCCTCAGTATGGATCAGGTAATCCGGAATATCACCTCAACGATGCTTACCTTTGAGATGGGGGCCAGCTCTATGGCTTTATTTGCCAGGGTGGGTGGTGGGATATTTACCAAGGCGGCTGACGTGGGAGCTGACTTAGTCGGCAAGATAGAGGCCGGCATACCGGAGGATGATCCCCGCAATCCAGCGACTATTGCTGACAACGTAGGTGATAACGTGGGTGATGTGGCCGGTATGGGGGCAGACCTTTATGAATCTTATGTCGGCGCCATTGTGGCTACCATGGTCTTAGGGGCGGCCGCTTTTACCTCTGAGGGATTGGCCCTGCAGGCGGTTACTATCCCTATGGTCATGGCTACGGTTGGGGTTATCTGTTCCATTATTGGCACCTTTCTGGTGAGGTCCGGTGAGGAGGCTAAACAAGAGGTCCTTTTGAAGGCGCTCAGAATCGGGATATATTCCGCCAGTGGCCTCATCTGCGTCGGTTCTTATCTCCTGGTGCAATATACCCTTGGCTACGGCAAGTTTAACAATCCGAGCATCTTAATCTGGTGGCCTAATATGGGTATCTGGTGGGCAGTTATCATTGGTCTGGTGGCCGGAAATATCATTGGCTTTTCCACGGAATATTTCACCTCGGATCATTACTCCCCTACCCGGGGGATTTCTCAACAGGCCCAAACCGGATCAGCTACGGTGATCATTGCCGGACTGGGTGTAGGTATGCTTTCCACCGCTATCCCGGTGCTGACGATCGTTCTGGGTATCCTGGGCAGCTTCTTTGCGGCCGGAGGCTCCATAGCCGAGCCGGCCAAAGGACTTTATGGTATTGGGATTGCCGCCGTGGGTATGCTCTCCACGCTGGGCATAACCCTGGCCACGGATGCTTACGGTCCGGTAGCGGACAATGCTGGGGGTAATGCTGAAATGGCCGGTTTGGAACCAGCAGTTAGAAAACGGACCGATGCCCTCGATGCCCTGGGCAATACCACGGCGGCTACGGGTAAGGGTTTTGCCATCGGTTCGGCGGCCTTGACTGCCCTGGCCCTCCTGGCCGCTTATTATGATGAGGTATACATGGTAAAATATAAGGACTGGCTACCCCAAGCCCTAGAAAAGCTATCATTCGAAGAATGGCGTGCCCAGGTTGGAGAATTGTTTAATCTCTCTATCCTTAACCCCGAGATCCTGTGCGGCATCTTCCTCGGGGCGATGATGCCTTACCTCTTTAGTTCTCTGACCATGAGGGCCGTGGGTCGGGCTGCCTCCAAGATGGTAGAGGAAGTAAGGCGGCAGTTTAGAGAAATAAAGGGGATATTGGAAGGCAAGGCCAACCCTGATTATGCGGCCTGTGTTAGAATCAGCACGGCCGGGGCTCAAAGAGAAATGATTATCCCTTCTCTGATGGCCATCGTCGTGCCTATAGTGACCGGCCTTATTGGGGGGCCGGAGATGGTTTTTGCCCTCCTGGCCGGGGCGCTGGCTTCAGGTTTTGTTCTGGCCATAATGATGGCCAATGCCGGGGGAGCTTGGGATAATGCCAAGAAGTATATTGAATCAGGTCACTTCGGCGGCAAAGGTTCTGAAGCCCATAAGGCCGGCGTGGTAGGTGATACGGTAGGTGATCCCTTCAAGGATACGGCCGGTCCC